The Perognathus longimembris pacificus isolate PPM17 chromosome 3, ASM2315922v1, whole genome shotgun sequence nucleotide sequence TTCCCAGTGGTTTCCACAGGGAAGTTGACGACATGGCAGCTGGCTATGTTGCTCCAGATTTACCACTAGGGTAGGTGGGACCCAAGGATAAAAgccacagcctttttttttttttgctcgtcctgggtctgaacactgtccttgagctccttttgctagaggctagcactctaccacttgagctacggcaccacttccagcttttttgtgattaattggagataaaaagtctcatggactttcctgccctggctggtttcgaaccatgatcttcagatctcagcctcctgagtagctaggattacaagcatgagccaccagctcctagcagTCACAGCCTTGTCATAACTCGGTTTTGGAAGTGAATGCTGTCACTTATGCCATGTTGTGTTGCTTAGAAGTGATTTCTTGGCACACTGTGTGGGTTGTAGGCATTAGGAAATTGCACTGCTGGGCCTTCCTAGACATTGTTGGCAATGGGGTGCCAACACAGCCCTTGGGGAGACCCTAGTAGCATGTGCTGCAGTGGAAAGTatggtctcagaaaaaaaataggacataTTGGATTCtagtgactcgtgcctgtaatttagctgcttgggaagctgaaatctgaagataattgttcaaagccagactagacagaaaagcctgtgaggctcttatttccaacaaaatgTAAAgggatggctcaaatggtaaagcaccagccttgagcaaaagaaacttaagtGAGAATATGAGGCCTTAATCTCAAGCCCCAtttctggcaccaaaaataaataataataggaCTCAGTGCCTCCGTACTGTGTGCCTTCAGATGAGTGACTCCTTTCTGTTTGGCTTCATGCCCAGTGACTGTGAACTCCCTCAGGCATGCTGTTTGAGAAAAGGACATCCTATTCAGACAGCACCTCTCACCAAGGTGGCAGCAAATTTGCTTTTTTTCAGCAGCAACATTGATGTGATTAGTCATGCCTTGTGTATGTGCATCAACACAGTATGCTATAAATATATAATCATGTTGTTGATCAAAAATaagggccaggtgctggcggttaatgcctgtaattctagctacttgggatgctgagatctgaggattgcatttcaaagccagcccgggcaaggaagcccatgagatttatctccaattaatcaccagaaaaccagaagtggtgctggggctcaaaacgacagagcactagccttgaccaaaagagcccagggacagcacccaggccccaagttcaaaccccacaactcaccaaaagaaaaaagaagtatttgagtactagtcttgagcaaaagagctcagagacaacacccagactctgagttcaggccccatgagtgacaaaaaaatAACGGCATTGAGGGGACTGGAATATTGCTCAGTGGTTAGCACCCATCTAcctggcatgcacaaggccttgggtttctCCCTGGTACTATAAACCAGAAACCTTAAGGACAACCCCAGTGTGAAATCAGGTTGGGGTGCAGGTGCTTAAACACAGAGGCCTAAGACCACACTCTAGGCTGAATGACCCTGTCCCAAACCAGAGCTCCCTGAGGACTGGTCTCGTGGCAGATCACAGAGCTCTTGTGGAGCCTTGGCTGGCACCCAAGTATAAGCTGTAGTGGTCCTGAGTAGACTCAGCTCTCCCTGTTGTTGCAGGATGCCCACAGCCAGCACATGGGGTGCCGTGGGTGCTGTGGGACTGGTGTGGGCCACTGACTGGCGGCTGATCCTCGACTGGGTGCCATACATCAATGGCAAGTTCAAGAAGGATGATTAACTAGCCCTTGGGGGCCCATCTGGTGAGTAAAGCCCTCAGGTTTGAGTGTTGGCCAAGAAGGTTTAGAGAGTGGAGAAAAGGATCCCAGACTCCCAGGaattgggtgggggtggggtggggtgaggttgTCCTGCACTGAGGCAGGGCTTGAAACCCATCTGGAAGCACCAAGCTACCAACCCTACCCTTACcttagatgtggtgctgggggtgggCCCTGCTCCTCCAAGCTGGACAGCCCCCTTCATCCTTGGAGACTGCTCTAAGCATGTACCCAGTTCGCATTCCAGTCCCCGGCTGGATGAAGGTGACCCATTTGCAGGTGGGCAAGTTGAAGCCAACCCCTTCTACCATATCCGTGTGTGGGCCTCAGCTCATTTACGTGTTTCCCACGGCTTCACTGATGGCTTTACCTGTGGTCTCATTGTCCACATGGCAGGCTGTGTGCATACCATTGACCCCTCAATTTACACCCAGTCGGCCCATTTGAACCTGGGTCGCCCCCTGGCTCTAGGCTATGTACCACCTCTGCTAGGCACTGTCGGTGGACTTGGTGTGTCTGTAGCCTGGAGTTGTGTGTTGTTGTGGTATTCCTCCGCTGCCTGCACAGCCCGCTCACGCAGCCTTGTCCCCTCCCCCAGGTGTCTGGCGGTGCCAACTCTTCCTGCTGCCTCAGGAACACCCTGAGCCCTGGTGATGGATGGAATGGACAGGCGCCAGCGAAATCCACAGCACGCTGGTGTTCTAACAAGTATAACAATAAACTGCTCTGAAAGACTATTGGCCTGGCTCTTGTATCCCTGCCCTCAGGTTTGggtgaccccccacccccaaaatccTTTCTGCTTCAAAAGTTTACAAGTCTTGGAAGAGTTTTCTAGGACCAGCAGTGTTGAATTGTTTCAACAATTTAGCAGGTAATATCTGCACGGtagtcaggcgccagtggctcatgcctgtaatcctagctattcaggaggctgagatccgtctgaggattgtggtttgaagcctgccagggcaggaaagtccatgagactctaatctccaataaactactcagaaaaagccagaagtggtactgtggctcaagtgatagagttctgggcggaaaagccaagcaagaagccGAGGCTTTGAAcacaagcctcagtaccaacacagacTAACACAGAAACACACAACACTACACTGTACCCCATACTGTtaatagctttttttctttatttttaaaaaattagcattttttaattttggttcattagggggcttgaactcggggcctgggcactgtccctgagtgcttcagctcagcactctaccacttgagccacatcacttccagttttctaatggttcattggagataagagttgcacagactttacTGCagatcctggctttgaaccaagatccttagatctcaacctcctgagtaactaggagtccaggtgtgagccactgccactggGCTGTCAAGTCTGATTTCTTGGTGTCACTCCACATGGATAACCAGCTTGCCTGTATCCCAGCCAGCATCCACTAACCTGTTAGGGAATTCTGCTTGTGTCATCTACTATTACAGTGATCTTGTAATGACATCAGATCTGTGTGTCTGGCATAAATGAGGGTCATTTGTAACATTTCCTAGTGCTTCTACCCACAACCCTGCAAAGTTGCCTGCTGCCTTTCATTGACCTTTGCAATCCCcaggaggatctcaattcaaggcCAATCCAAGCAAAAACTTCAAAAGACCCCACCTCAACTAGCAAGTTCAGTGTGGTGAGGTATGCATGTGATCCAAGGCACACCAGAGGCAGATATAGGAAGATACAAGGGTGAgctaggcagtggtggctcacgcctgtaatcctagccactctagAGGCTGCGGTATGAgtatcccaattcaaagccagcttgggcaggaaagtccatgagtctcaactctaattaaccaccaaaaacaaaaaacttgaagtggagctatggctcaaagtggtagagcactagccttgagcaaaaagagttcaaggacagcatgcaggccctgagttcaagccccaggatttaattttttttttaagacatgacCCCTAGCAAAAAATTGTAAgatcctatctggaaaataactaaagcaagaatGGCTGTGAGTTCTTCCTGTGTCTCTAGTTTTAGAGTACCTGACTAGTAtatgggaagccctgagttcaaactcctgctGTAGAGTGAGGGAGACACAAAGCAACATTTGGGTTTGGGCTCCAAAATGGCTAAAGTTAACACTTAAAATCCTGTCAGCATGTATTTTATTGTAGTTTTAGTGCTATTCCTgcagcttgaattcaaagcctgggtactagtggcaagagtgcttgcctcacatgcatgaagccctgagtttgattccctagcaccacatatatagaaaacggccagaagttgcgctgtggctcaagtggcagagtgctagccttgagcaaaaagaagccagggacagtgctcaggccctgagtccaagcccaggactggcaaaaaaaaaaaaaaaaaaagcctgggtgaggtcttttttttttttttttggccagtcctggggcttggactcagggcctagacactgtccctggcttcttcttgctcaaggctagcattctgccacttgagctacagcaccacctctgactttttctgtatacatggtgctgaagaatcaagcccagggcttcatgtatacgagacaagcactcttgccactaggccatattcccagcgcccctaaggtcttttgttcaaagctagcactcttccacttgaggcacaataccacttctggcttttttctcttccttccttccttccttccttccttccttccttccttccttccttccttccttccttccttctttccttccttccttctttccttccttcttccctccctccctccctccctccctccctccttcccttcctctcttcccccctttccttctctttctgataGCTGATtcaaatcttacagacttttctgcctgaactggattttaacttcagtcttcagatctcagcctcctgtgtagctaagattatagtcatgagcctcTGGCATTGGGCCATTATTTAAATAGTTcccatcatgattttttttttcaaggcctcACACTACCTTGCTGGGTTGTttagctggtgctcttccacttgaggtaAGCATCCTGCCCAAGTGTTTGCTGGCTCCTTTGGTATCTTAGAAttgtcttccttggctggcttcaaactccttttctccagatcttagcttcctgagtagctaggattacaggtgtgagccactagcacctagcataCATTTGGGTTGTTTGTGTTATGTTAGTGCCAGTGTTTGTGCAGGGCCTGTGCTCTCactggccttttgttgttgttcacagctggcattctaccacttgagccacaaccccagtcctgtgttttgtttttgtgctgatcctggggcttgaactcagggcctgggcactgtccctgagcttatttggttcaaggctagagctttaccatttgagccacagctctacttctggctttttagtaatctagtggagataagagtctcccagactttcctactccagctggcttcaaactgagatcattagatctcagcctcctcagtagatagggttatagatgtgagccaccagagccagctttcatttttctttacttaCATACTAGAGATGGAAACCATGGGCTGTACTCTTCAGGCAAAGTCTTATTAAACCTGAACTGCACCCCAACCCTAAAAGTTCTATATTTTGTCCTACCATGGGCTGGAGGATGTGGATCCCTTGGCAGGTTTCTGCACAATGTGGATGTGTGCCCTGCAGGCTTGGTCGGTCATTCAGTATGTTCCTATGCCCTCGTGTGGACTTGCAGCAGCTTTGGGGGGTCCTCGTAACTTCCCTTGGTAGGGAGGAAGTGGAGACCAAGGAAGCTGCTCAGCACCCTGCAGTGCCCAGGATGCCCACCTGAAGAACAACTGGGTGTGGTGTGCACAGTGCCAAGCAGGCCTTCATGTCAAGTGAGGCCCAGGAAGCAATGGTGAGCCAGGGGCTGCCTGGTCCACTGGCCTGGTTGGGAGGACAACCTAAGCCCTAGAGGTTGAGAAGGAAATGAGTGCCAGTGGAGTTGGGTTTCTGAGGAGCAGCTGTAGCCACTTGTATATTTTCAAACTTCATTCTTGAGATCAAATTCCATGATTCgacaccttttttcttttcttttcttttgtgtgtgtgtgtctgttttttcAGTtgaagggcttgaacttggcctgggtgctgtccttgaacatttttgctcaaggccagtgctctaccactttaagccacagtgccatttctgtttttctggtggttaattggagataacagtctcaaggactttcctgccctgactggtttcaaatcatggtcctcggatctcagcctcctgagtagctaggattacaaggtgcCTGGATTCAAtgcctgtgtgtgagtgtgtgtgtgtgctggtactggggtttgagatTGGAGACTCCTGCATGCTAAGCTGGAGTTCAACGGCTTGTGTCAAGCCTCCAGCCcaactgtgtgtatatgtgtgagtaatagtttggggctttaactctaaAACTTTaccaccaactttttttttttttgccagtcctgggccttggactcagggcctgagcaccatccctggcttcttcccgctcaaggctagcactttgccacctgagccacagcgccccttctggccgttttccgtatatgtggtgctggggaatcgaactgagagtttcatgtgtaggaggcaagcactcttgccactaggccatattcccagccctttaccaCCAACTTtaaccatagctctgcttccagctttttggtggtaagaggtaagtgtctcatggactttgctgctcaggctggctttgaatgattcctcacatctcagcctcctgaatagctagatgaaagggctgagccactggtacatggATCTTCCCCTGCTATATAGAACAAGTGTTGCCCAAGTCTAGAATCATACATAAAAGCCAAGTAAAATCTTTAAGTTAAATTGGCTGGTATTTTGACCACCTTTGACCTGGAAAAGCCAATATCAGCACCAGGGAAACTTCTCCATTTGATGGAGGAGGCACAGCAGAGGGTGTCAACTCCATACACCTGCCCTTGTGCCAAGCTGTGCATGGCGAACAAGGCAGCCAGTGAAGGAGCAAGTGGGAGTGACTCCCTGGTCCCCAGGAGGTGTGGTGGTGGGAGGGACAGCTCCACAGCCAAGTGCTGGAGACCTCGAAGAGATGGCTGCACTAAAGTAGAGCATGGAGAGAGGTGTTCAGATTCCAGGACTTTACAAGTAGCATGTAGAAAGTAGCTCGGTAGTAGAGTGGTTGCTCAGCAATGCTCAAGGGCCTGGATTAGATCCttagcacgggggggggggggagaagaaaaggccTACGTACAATGAaatgataaatttaaaaatgattttttttaatgaaaaggccaggtgctggtggctcatgcaggaggctgagattcgaggatcacggtttgaagcccgTCCAGGGAAGttaatctatgagactcttctctctaattaatcagcaaaaatctgcggctcaagtcgtagagccatcagccttgagcgagaaagctCGGGGACGgctcccagaccctcagttcaagctccagtacacacacacacacacacacacacacacacacacacacacacacagagttggtgGACTTCCAGTCCACAGAGAGCGTCAAGGTTCCAGCCCTGGAAGGGAATCCCCAGATCTCTAGCGGAGTCAGGTGAGTACCTAGGGCAAGGACTCCCGGCCAGGTGTACATTCACCTGACAGGTGTCTTAGCACCCAACATGCTCGGCGCGGGAACAGCTGTCCATTGGGGCGGACGCACTGGGCCAAGGCGCACGTCCTCCAATCGTAGCGGTCCTGCCCCCTGGCCGCGCGCTGATTGGCCTCTTCGGCGAGGAgcagggccgggggcggggctggcgttGCAGCTGCGCAGAAAGGCAACTGGCCCCGCGCGCGGGCGGGTGGGCGGAGCGGCCCCCCGAGCGGGGGCTGGCGAGCGCGGGGAGGGGGCCGAGAGGGAGGCAAAGCCGGCGCACGCCCGGctgggggcggagggcgggggcccGTGGGCTGGAACAGCCGCGGCAAGTGGTGGCGGTGGAAGGCAGCTgagtcggcggcggcggcggcgaagaGCGGGGggtcgcggcggcggcggcggcggcggcggcggcggcaggccCGGAGGCGGGCCGAGGAGCTGGGCGCGATGGAGCGGAAGAGGTGGGAGTGCCCGGCGCTCCCGCAGGGCTGGGAGAGGGAAGAAGTGCCCAGAAGGTCGGGGCTGTCGGCCGGCCACAGGGATGTCTTTTACTATAGGTGAATGAGCACCCCGGCCGCGCAGGGCCCCAACGGGCGCCTCCCAGCGGCCTCTGCGGCGTCTTGGACGCCCCTAcctagggccagggccagggcctgggccGCGCGCGTGCGCCGTGCGTGCGTACCAGCGTGCGCTCCGCGTAGGAGCTGGCCGGCTTGGCGGGCGACGGCCCAGTGCGCGTGCGCCCAGCCTGCCGTGCGGCCGCATGGTACTGGGGCGGGCGGCAGTGGCAGCTTTTGTCCCGGTCGTCGCTGTGGCCGCGAGCTGTGGACAAGGGGCGCCCGACCAAGGCCAGACGCCGCTGGGAGGCGGGGAGGTGGGGGTTGGGCTGTCCTTCTGATCCCCTCGAGGAAGTCCCGTAGTCGATTGGAGCCCTAGACGGAGTGAGGGGTAGGGGACACCCCGGGTTTTCGGAGAGCAAGGCTCGTTGGAGTAATCCATGACAGGTCTGCTTGAAAAAGCACATCCTCGGGCCCATCCCCAGCCACTTTTTCATTGGGGTATGTCTCATTGCACATGTCGTGTCTGCCCAGGCTTGGGTCCAGAGCcagtgcttttttgttgttgattctgCAAGTGGTCGGAGGCTTTCAGAACCCTCCAGCACCGACTGGGGAGGAGGACCTGCTCTTTACTTGGGAAGGGCAGCTGGAGAATCCACTTGGCTAAACAAAAGAGTTTACATGCTGGTCTCTAGCTCAGACAGCTAGCACCTGCTATGTTGCCTTGTCTTCTGAATGGTTCTTTTCTGCAGGCTGGGGACAAATCCAGGGCCCCTCAACAATAACAGCTGCACCTCAACTTGCAAGTCGCTGTTATTCCAAGCCAGTCTacttatttaatttgttttttattttagtctgccatggggcttgaactcggcctgggcactgtccctgagctcttcagctcaaggctagcgctctaccactctgagccatggtgccacttcctgttttcgggtggttaattggagataagagtttcatggactttcctgacagggctggctttgaaccacgttcctctccatctcagccttctgagctacgattacaggtgtgagacaccagcgcctgagttttttgctcaagacgcattctaccacttgagtcacacatccacttcccagattcttttggaagttaattggagattagagacttttctgccctacctAGCTctgaactgccaccctcagatctcaacctcctgagttacctaggattacagatctgagtcACCACAACAGCTTTGATTGTTCCCTTTGAGTTGTTTTCTTGTTGGGATGCCTGCTGCTTGCAGAGTGCCAGCTGGGCAGGGACTGGCTGGGGGAGTGCCATAGAGCCTATGAGGGACAGCATCTGTCTCCTTGCTATGTTGAGCCTACAGAGGTGTATTCCCTTGATTTTCTGCTGTTCCTGTTTTGAGAGGTAAAGTGAGGGACATCTTATGTGTGGAAGGGTAGGGACTCATTTTAGACAAGCTTAGCTTGTCTTCCAAAAAGTGCAAGGATAGCAAAGGCAAGATGGGACTGTTAGCCCCTGAAGTGGTGTATAATAAGCTGGAACCTTGTAATTTCAGATGTTATAATTTCAGGTGGGGCTGCAAACAGTGTCTTTTAGGGTCCCTATATGCATTATCTGTTGCTGCCCTGCCCTGCGTCTATGactttcctccttttctgtttcctcataATGGTAGGGTTCTGTCCTCTCTGATAAGGGAAAGGCCTGAAGGTAGGATGTCTAGTGTATGgatgaggaggggagggcagtggTGAAGGGAGGAGTGATCCAGTTAGTGGGACATCTTGGTGAAGGCTTAGGAGACTTGAGACTGGCGGCAACTTGACCTGGACCAAGCCCAAGCTGGCCAGTGTCTTGAGGATGTGATCATACTGCCTACCCTGGCAGGAAAAGGTGCAAGTGAACTgaagaaatgggatttcaggttCCCACGGCAAGACAGAACCCCATGGAAGTGCAGGCCTGGTGTACTTGCATAGGCACTGACTGAAGGCTAGACATGAGAGAACTCTGACTGTTCTTTGTACACTtgcataatcttttttttaaattaaatctgtTCATTCTTCAATAAAATGTCAGGGAAATCTTTCTATGTCAGTGCAAATCTGCATAACCCTGTGAAAAAAGTAgtctaagccaggtgccagtggttcatgtacgtaatcctagctattcaggattgtagttcaaagccagcccaacaggaaggtccatgagacttacctccagttaactgccaaaaagctggaagtggaggtatggctcaagtggttgagccctAGCCTTAaccacaaaagctgagggacagtgcctaggttcttgagttcaagcccctggtccagcacacacacacacacacacaggcaaattACAGTGTAATTCATGTTTCATAActcaccttttaaaaaattgttattataaaagtgatgttcagaggggttaccgttaacTCACCTTCTTAATGTGTGCAATGCAGTGGTTATTATGACATGAACAGGCTTGTTCAACTACAGCCACTGTCTCCCATATCATTTGCATCACCCCCAAAAGAACTACTATCCCCATTGGCATGCTCCacttccccacttttttttttttttttttttggccagtcctggggcttgaactccaggcctgaacactatccttggcttctttttgctcaaggctaacactgccacttgagctacagcaccacttctggctttttctgtttatgtggtactgaggaatcgaacccagggcttcatgcatgcaaggcaagcactctaccactaagccacagtcccagctgcCCTGGACTCTTTTTAATTCTCAGTACCCTGTGCTCCTGCAGACCCCTAAACAACCATGTGTGCCTGAACCCCACCAGGCCTTTGCAAAGTGTTCTGCCTTTTGCCTGTTAGGACATGGAAGGTAACTTCCTAAGATACGTGTACTACCCAGCACATCTATACATATATCCCCCCCAAATTGGGGAAGATGTCATGACaagtgatatattttttttttcttcacctgAGGCCAAAATTCTGGCCTAGAAGTTTCTCTGGAGGAAGCACAAAGTGGAGCCAGCCAGGAATCTCAGGCCTATTAGCATGAGTAACTAGTTACTGAATTTGCAAAGGGGCTTATGGACCTGGCCTAGTGAGCAccacacatttatttatgtatttttgtcagttgta carries:
- the LOC125348492 gene encoding cytochrome b-c1 complex subunit 10, with translation MLSRFLGPRYRELAKNWMPTASTWGAVGAVGLVWATDWRLILDWVPYINGKFKKDD